Within the Opitutaceae bacterium TAV5 genome, the region AGGCGAATGCAGGCTGGCCTTACTTGCGCGTGGCGGCGGCAGCGTAGCCGGCGATGATGCCGTCGAAGCTGCCGTTGGAAAAAAAGACCACCACGCGCGGTTTGCCGGGCATGGGGGCGGCAGTCGCGGTCGCGCCGGCGGGCGAAGGCAGCGTGGCGGCGGCGAGCTTTTCGAGCAGGGCGGCGTTGGTCGGGGCGGTGGTGGCGGCGACGCCTTCCGCTGCGAGGTGGCGGATGACGGCGTCGGCATCGAAGCGGTCTTCGGGTTTCAGTTTGTCCGCGCGGTTGACGGCGCCGAGGTAGACTTCGTCGGCGAGCGCGAGGGCGCGCATGAAGTCGTCCTGGAGCGCGCGGGTGCGCGCGGTGTTGCTGCGCGGCTCGAACACGGCCGTGAGCGTGGCATCGGGGAAACGGTTGCGGAACGAGCGCAGCGTCTCGGCCAGCGCGGTCGGGTGGTGGCCGAAATCCTCGATCACCGTGAGCGCGGACGTGGCGACGAGGATTTCCTGGCGGCGCTTTACGCCGCGGAAGCGGGCGAGGGGAGCGGCGATGCGGAGCGTTGTCGGGTTTTCCGGATACAACGCGAGGGCGGCGGCGGTGGCGGCCATGGCGGCATTGCGGGCGTTGTAGAGGCCGGGGAGCGACCAGCGGATGGCCGGGGGAACATCGTCGACGGCGCCGTTTTCACAGGCGGCGGGCCACGGGCGGCCTCGCCAGGAAAGGCGGAAGCTGGCGCCGGCGGGCGTCTCGGCGAAATCGAGGATGCGCACGTCGTTGTGCTCGCCGGCGCCGACGCGGACGACGCGCGTCCAGGGCAGCGGGCCGAGGGCGCGGAGGTTTTCGTCGTCGCCGTTCATGACGATCCAGCCGTTGCGCGGCACGATGCGGGTGAAGTGCGAAAACGTGCGCTGGACGTCGGCGAGATCGCGAAAAATGTCGGCGTGATCGAACTCGAGGTTGTTGAGCACGGCGATGTGCGGCGCGTAGTGGATGAACTTGCTGCGTTTGTCGAAGAAAGCGCTGTCGTATTCGTCGCCCTCGATGACGAAGGGATCGGCGGGCGCGCCGGCGTGGTTGCCGACGGGCGGGTCGAGCGGCACGCCGCCGATGAGGAAGCCGGGATCGCGTCCGTTTTCGCGCAGCAGGAAGGCGGCGAGCGAGGTGGTGGTGGTTTTCCCGTGCGTGCCGGCGATGACGATGCTCTTGCGGCGGGCGAGCACGGTGTCGTGGAGCAGGGCGGGGAGCGACGTGAAGGGCAGGGCGCGTGTGTCGAGCAGCCACTCGACTTCGGGGTTGCCGCGACTCATGGCGTTGCCGATGACAACGAGATCGGGCGCGAGGCGGGCGAGGCGTTCGGGGTCGTAGCCTTCATGAACGGTCACGCCGGCGGCGGCGAGGACCGTGCTCATGGGGGGATAAACGCCGGTGTCGGCGCCGCAGACCTCGTGCCCGACGGCGCGCGCGAGGAGGGCGGCGTTGCCCATGGCTGTTCCGCAGATGCCCATGAAGTAGAGTTTCATTTTCGGTTTCGGAATCTGGAGGGAAATGCCGGCAGGTGGAGCAAAAACGTGAAGGGCCGGCGTGCGGCCTGGAGAAACGGGCGGAGCGTGGCGACGCGGGCCTCGTAGCCGTTGGGCGTAGCTGCGAACGCAAGTTCGCAGGCAATCGCCCCTCCTCCGGAGCCTGCGAACTTGCGTTCGCAGCTACAGGGCCCGGGCTGGCCGGAGAGGAGTGTTTTTGTAAACCGGTGGCTTCAGTCGGGTTATTGTTGCATATAAATGGAATTGGTCGCTAGCACAGTCTGACTGTGAAACTCGTTATCGTCGAAGACCAGACCATGTTACGGGAACTTCTTGTGATGGCGTGTATCCGGGCCATCCCGACCGCAGACGTGTCGGCCGCAGCCAATGCGACCGACGGGCTCGCTCTTTGCCGGGAGCGGCAGCCGGCGGTGGTGCTGCTGGATGTGGTGCTGCCCGATGGCGACGGACTGCGGCTCGTGCCGGACGTCCGCGCGGCCGTCCCGCACGTCAGGGTCATCACGCTTTCGTCACACACCGATGAATACACGCTGTACCGCGCGCAGTCGGCGGGAGTGAACGGTTTTGTGGACAAGAACGGCCAGACGCTCGATATCCTTCAGGAGGCGATCACGGCCGTGATGGCGGGGCAGACCTACGCGTGTTCGGTGGTCAAGGAAGTGCGTGCCCGCGTGCGCGCGGATCCGATGGCGTTTTCAAAGGTTTTGTCCGACCGGGAAATGGAGCTGCTCGGCTTTTTCGGCCGCGGTTGGTCCAACGAGGAAGTGGCCGCCCGGGCCGGGCTGAGTCCGCGCACGGCCCGCAATCACCGGCAGAACATCATGACGAAGCTGGGTCTCGGCTCGACACCGCAGCTCATCCGCTACGCGCTCGAAAAGGGATTTACCCGCGTGGGTGAGTAGGGGGTGTGTGGCCTGCCCGGGAGGTGAGGGCTGGGGGGCGCCGTTTCCGCGGTTCAGGGCCGTCCGCCGGCGTCGTCGTTGTCTTCGAGTTCCGTCTGCACGTCATGGAGAGCGGTGACGAGCGCCGCGAGGGCGTCGGTGAGCGGCTGGCCGAAATCGGGTTCGACGCGAAGCACGCGTTCGCAGGCATGGGCGGTGTCGTGCACGCGCGTCGCTCCGACGATGCCCGCCAGCGAACCGAGGTTGTGGGCGGCCCGGATAGCGATGTCGCGCTGCCGGTCTCCGATCGCCGAGAGCAGGCGGCTCCATTCGGCGTCGAGCTGCTCACGACAGTGCCGAAGCGCCTCTGCGAGCCCTCCGGGGAACTGGCTGGCGTGAGTGGCGAGCACGGTGCGGATGCCGGCCGGCGGCGCGACCGGCGCAGGAGAAGCAGGAGGAGACGATTCACTGTGCCGGCGGCGGAGAGTGTTCAGCGTCGCGAGCATGGCGCGCACGCTGGCGAGATCGAAAGCCTTGCCGAGAAACCCGTCGGAACCGGCGGCCGCGCTGCGCGCGCGCATGGCATCGCTGGTGTCGGCGGTGATCGTGACGATCGGAAGATCGCCGCAGGTGGCCCGGATGTGGCGGGCCACGACGTCGCCCTTGATATCGGGCAGTTCCCAGTCGAGAAACACCACATCGAAGCGCTGTCGGTCCAGGCATGCGAACGCCTCCGGTGCGCTGGCGGCTTCGGCCACTGCATAGCCGAGCCGGGCAAGCGTGCTGCGCAGCATGGTGCGATTGAATTTGAGATCATCGATGATCAGCGCGGAGCGCTCCGGCAAAAGGGATGTCATGGGCAAGATTCACTGACAGCCGGACCGCGGCCGGTGTCAGGACCATTCTCTGGGTAAAAACGCCCATATAAGGAGAGTCACTCAGGCTGGTGCCGAACGCTTCCGGCCTTCGCAGCGGCGCGGGAGAGCGCTCCGGAGCATGGGGAAATTTACCCAGTCGGCGCTCTGTTCGGAGGCGACAAAATGCCGCAGGTCTTTCTCCGGTGAATTGCATTTCACCCGCTGCCGTCGGCGGCGCTGCGCCTGATTTCGTTCCGGCCGTTGGCCACCGGGCGACAACGGATTCCAGGCCGGCGCCGCCGGCTGCCCGGAAACCGCCACCACGTACCAGTCTGCCACACACACATGAAGAAGACGCTCCTTGTCTTGTTGTTCCCGCTCGCCCCGATCCTCGCGGCGACCACCGGTCTTGCCCAGGGCCTTGCTGCCTCGCTCGAGGCGTTCAGGGTCACGCCCGCCACCGCCTCCGCGCCCGAAACGTTTGTCGCCGCCGATGCGGCCTCACCCGGCGACGTGATCGAATACCGTGCGACCTACACCAACACCACGGACCGCGCGCTGAAATCCGTGGCCCCCGAAATCCCTGTCCCGGCCGGGCTCACCTGGCTCGCCGGTGACGATGCTGCGGGCTCTGCCCCTGCTGCCGCCGGCGCGGCCACGAAGCCGGCTCCGGTCGCCGCCAGCCTCGACGGGAAAACCTTCGCGCCGCTGCCGCTGCTCGACGACACCGGCCGGCCGGTCGACCCCGCCCGCATCCGCGCCCTGCGCTGGAGCATCCCCGAAATCGGCGCCGGGGAAACCGTCACCCTCGCCGTTCGCGCCATGGTCAACCGCCCTGCGGTTCTCACCGCGACCTCTGTCCGCTGAAATCTTTCCGTATCCGGAAATCCAGGAAATCAACAATGAATATCACCACATCCAGCTCGCCCGTCACGGCCCGGCGCAGGAATTTCCTGCGAGGGGCTGTCGCCGGGCTCACCCTCGCGGGCCTCGCGCTCCTCGCGCACGCGGCCGCGCCGCTCGTTGGCACCGCCATCGGCAACCAGGCCTCCGCCACCTACACCGACGATTCGGGCACCGAACGCACCGTGTTGTCGAACACCGTCACCACGCTCGTCCAGCAGGTGTACGCGCTCGATCTCCGGCAGGACAACACCCGCACCGCCAATCCGGGCGGCCAGGTGTTTTTCCCGCACACCGTGACCAATCTCGGCAACGGCATCGACACGTTCGCCCTCGCCGCGATCAACGGCGGCGGCGCCACCACGCTCGGCAACATCGTCATCTACATCGACGCCGACGGTGACGGCAACCCGGACAACTTCACGCCGATCACCACGACCGGCCCGCTCGCGGCCGGCGCCTCCTTCCGCTTCATCGTGGCCGCCACCGTGCCCCCCGGAGCCACGCTCGGCAACAACGGCCTCGTCACCGTCACCGCCACCTCGCCCAACGGAGGCGGCACGCCGATCGTCGAGACCAACACCGATACCGCCACGCTCACCAACGACGCCGTCATGCAGGTCACCAAGGCCGCCAGCCTCGGCTCCGGGCACCCTGGCACCGCCACCTTCACCTATACGATCACCTATCGCAATATCGGCAACACCCCCGCCTCGCAGTTCACGATCACCGACGCGATTCCGGCGGGCCTCGCGGTCGGCTCCGCCCGCTGGTCGGTCAGCGGCTCCACCGTGCTGGACAGCGCCACCTTGCCGTCCTCCGTCGCCGCCGGCTCCATCGCCTACAACGCCGCCGGCCAGAACGTCACCTTTGTCATCGGCGAAGTGGCGGCCGGCGTCAGCGGCTACGTCACGGTCGAGGTCTCCGTCAACGCCGGCGTGGCCCCTGGCATCCTCAACAACACCGCGTATTATTCCTTCATTACGGGAACGGATCCGGACCCGTCCTCGCCGACCCCCACCAACACCGTGCCCTTCGAGGTCCTGCCTGACGTCAGCCTCACGTTCGAGGGTCCGCCCGACCCGCTGCCTCCCGTCGCCGCCGGCGGTTCGGTTTCGTTCAACAACGTCCTTACCAACACCGGCACCGGCACCGACACGTTCAATGTCGTCGTCAACGGCCCCGGCACCTTCCCGGGCGGCACCACCTTCCAGCTCTTCAAGAGCGACGGGGCCACTCCGCTGACCGATACCAACGGCGATGGCGTCCCCGACACCGGTCCGGTGGCGGCCGGCGCCACCTACACCGTCGTTCTCCGTGCGAACATCCCCGGGGACGCCGCGGCGACCGGGACCACCCTCGCCGTGACCAAGACGGCCACCTCCACCGTGGACCCGACCAGATCCTCCACCGCCACCGACGAGATCGAGGGCATCACCGGCGCGGGCGTCGATCTCACTGGCGTCGCCGGCGGCAGCGGCCCCGGCACCGCCACGGTCATCGACACCGTGACCGGCAATCCCGGCTCGACCGTGATCTTCACGCTCAACGTGGAAAACACCGGGCCCAATCCCGACACCTTCAACCTCCTTGCGGACAAGGACGGCAGCTTCGGCACCGTCAACGATCTGCCCTCGGGCTGGACCGTGGTCTTCAAGGATGCCAACGGCGTCGTCGTCTCCAACACCGGCGTCATCGCCGCCGGCGGCACCCGGACCTACACCGCCGAAGTGACGATTCCCGCCGGCACCCCGCCGGGCGATGTTTCCGTCTGGTTCCAGTCGAAATCGCCAACGACCGGCGCGGCCGACTACCTGCACGATCAGGTCAGCGTGAACACCGTCCGCGGGATTACGCTCCAGACCAACAACGTGGGCCAGACCTTCCCCGGCGGCTCGGTCGTCTACGAGCATGTTCTCACCAACACCGGCAACATCACCGAAGGCGCGTCGGGTGACACCAACACCCTGGCGATCGCCCTCGCCGACAGCCTCGCCGGCGCCGGCTTCACCTCGGTCGTCTATTACGATGCCAACAACAACGGCGTCATCGACGCGGGCGATCCGATTGTCGACACCTCTGCGGCCGCGTATCTCTCCACCGTGAAAACCACCGGCCTGATCAAGGGCGGAAGCATCCGCTTCCTCGTCAAGGTGCAGGCTCCGATCGGCGCCAACGACGGCGCGATCAACGTCACCACGCTCACGATCACGCCTGCGAGCGAGACCATCGGAGGCACGGCCGCTCCCGCCGCCGTCTCCAATACCGACACGACGAGCGTCATCCGCGGCAACCTCACCATCGTGAAGGAGCAGAGCATCGATAACGGCGCCACCTGGAGCCAGAACCAGCTCTCGGCCCTGCCCGGTGCGCAGATCCTCTACCGGATCACCGTGACCAACGTCGGTTCGGCCACCGCCGAGGACATCGTCGTCAACGACACGATCCCGGCCAACACGACGTATGATTCCGGATACACGCCGACCGTCACCCTCGCGGGTGCCTCCACGCCGGGCGCATGGGCGCTCACCGGCACCAACATCGTCGTCACTGTGGGCAGCCTCACGCCCACGCAGACAGCCGTCGTCACCTTCGCGGTGAAGATCGACGAGTAACCATAACACGTCAGCGCTGGCGCCGCCTGTCGTTTTCAGGGACGGGCGGCGCCATTCGTGCCGCTGCCGACGAGGCGCGACGCGTCTCGCCCCGCCAGGCTTTCCCGCACCGGCGACGCTTCGCAGCGCCGGCAGCGGCACGAATGCCGCCGCTCCCGGCCAGCTTCCTCTACCACGCCTTTCAGTGACGACCCGCCTCGCACGGCTTCCCGCTCTTCCCGCCCGCCTCTTCGCGCCGCTCGCCTGCGCCTTCGCATGCCTTCTGGCCTGCGTGTGCGCCCTTGCGCCCGCCCGCGTCGACGCCGCGCCGCCCGCGCCCGGCACGCTCATCCGTGCGCAAGCGTACCTCAACTACATCGATCCGGTCCTCTTCATCGGTCGCGAGACCCCGTCCAATATTGTCCGCGTCCTCGTCGGCGGCGCGCCCGGCCTCGATCTGCAACAGGACAACGCCGGCACCTTTGCGCCCGGCACGTATTTCGCCTTCGTCCACACGCTGACCAACACCGGCAACACCGGCGGCGCGTACACGCTCACACCGGCCCTCGTCGCGGGCGGCGGCTTCACGCCGCAAAACCTCGCGCTCGTCATCGACGCCAACGCCAACTCCGTCGTCGACCCCGGCGAGACGTCGCTCCCCTTCGCCCCGCACGCCGTCACGCTCGCGCCGGGCCAGACGCTGCAGTTCATCGTCACCGGCCTCGTGCCGCCTTCCGCCCCGGCGGCGGCGTCCCTCCAGCTTCGCATCGAGGCTTCCCTCGCCGAAACCGGCGCCACCGCCATCAATACCGACACCGTCGCCACCGGCGGCGGCGAACTCCAGTTCTTCAAGTCCGTCTCGCCCTCCACCGCCGCCTGCGGCGAGGAAATCACGTACACGCTTTCCGGCACCCACAACTTCCCCGCCGCCCTCGAACCGACGGTCATCGCCATCGACGGAGCCACGGTCTCCCGGGTCGTTGTCCGCGATCCGCTTCCCGGCAACATCGGGCTGGTCTCGATCCTCGCCGCCAACGGCGCCACGCCGCTCTACCACTTCGCCGGCACCGCCTTTCACGCCTACGTGACGACCGCGCCCGCCGATCTCTCCGGGGTCGACGCCGTGGCTTTCGCCTTCGACACCATCGCCCCCGGCGTTTCCTTCAGCGTTTCCTTCCGCGCCCGCATCGGCGGGCAGGCCACGGGCTCCATCGTCAATCTCGCGTCGGTTTATTCGACCAGACCCGGAGGCACCCCGCTCGTCACCGTCTCCAATCCCGCCACGGTTTCCGTTCCCTCCGTGGCGCCGACCATCCGGTATTACGATCCGCCCTTCGCGCGCACCGTGCCCGCCTCCCGCCTCGGCAATCCGCTCTACGTCCAGGTCGAGGCCGGAGCGTGTAACGAACGTTCGGATACGGTGGAAACCGTCACCGTCGTCATCACCTCCTCGCTGACCGGCGACCGCGAGACGTTCACCGCCACCGAGACCGGTCCGAATACGGGCATCTTCCGCATCCTTCCCTCCGTCCCCTCGCAGGATGCCGCCGCCAATCCTGTGGTAGCTGGCGACGGCATCCTGCAAACCCTTCAACGCGACGAGCTCACCGCCGAGCTCACCGACTGCGGCGGCGTCACCGTGCGCGCCACGATCCTCATCGATCCGACCGGCATCGTCTACGACAGCCGCACCAACCGGCCCGTGGCCGGGGCCACCGTCACGCTGATCGACGTCACTGGCGCCGGGCTCGGATCCGGCGGTTCCGCCGGCGGCCTCGCCCGCGTGTACGACGAGGACGGCGTCACCTCCGTATCCGCCACCCAGGTCACCGGCGCCGACGGCCTCTTCCGTTATCCGATTGTCGCGGCCAGCACCTACCGCCTCGAAATCACGCCGCCGGAAAACTACAGTTTTCCGAGCGTCATCCCGCCCGGTTCGCAGCCCGCCGGCCGCCGCATCCACGCCTCCGGATCCTACGGCGGTTCGTTTCCCGTCGATCTCTCCACCGGCGCCGTGTTTCTCGACGTGCCGGTCGACACGACGGTGGCCGACGGTTTTGTCCTCGAAAAAACCGCCTCGCGCGACACCGCCAGCATCGGCGATTCCGTCATCTACACGCTGAAACTCTCCAACAGCTCCGGCGCCCCGTTCCGCGGCGCGTACATCGACGACCGCCTGCCCGCCGGTTTCCGCTACGAACGCGGCACCACCCGCCGCGACGGCGCGCCCGTTGCCGATCCCGAAGGCGGCGTCGGCCCGCAACTGCGCTTCCCGGTCGGCACGCTCGCCGACGGGGACAGCGCCACCTTCACCTACCGCGTGCGCCTCACGCCCGGCGCGGAAAAGGGCAACGGCATCAACATCGCGCAGGCCACCTCGCTCGGCCCGCCCGTGCTCGTTTCCAACCAGGCCCAGGCACGCGTCCGGCCCGAGGCCGGGATCTTCGATCCCTCGGCGGTCATCATCGGCACGGTCTTCGTCGACGCCAACGGCAACGACATCCAGGACCCCGGCGAACCCGGCGTGCCCGGCGTGCGCCTCATCCTCGAGGACGGCACCTACGCCATCACCGACGGCGAAGGCCAGTACAGCATCTACGGCCAGCGTCCCGTCGCCCATGTGCTCAAGCTCGATCCGCACACGCTCCCGCCCGGCGCGAAGCTCGGAGGAAAAAGTCCGCGCTTCGCCGGCGACCCCGGTTCACGTTTCGTGGACCTGAAAAATCACGAGCTTCACAAGGCCAATTTCATGCTGGTCGAGCCCACGGAGTCGCTCTACGCCGCCATCGAGGCCCGCCGCAAGCAGATCGATGCCTGGCAGCCCGAGATCGCCACCGCACTCGCCACCACGTTCAACGCCGACGGCACGCCCACGCTCGTCAGCGATCCGCAGGGACGCGAGGCCGCGGGCGTCATCGGCTCCGGCCGCGCGTTGCCCGGCCCGTTCGAAAACGTTCTCCCCGCCGGCACGCTCACGCCGGCCAATTCGTCGTTGCCGCCGTCGCCCGTCGCTGCCGTGCCGCTCGTCGATCTCGAAACCGTCGTCGCCGGACTGGCCGACGCCGGGCCCGGTTTTGTCGACCTGCGTCACGGCGACACGCTTCCCTACGACCGCGTCACCCTCCGCGTGAAAGGCGCCACCGGGGCGAAGCTGGAACTGCTTCTCAACGGCGAGCCCGTCCCCGAATCCCGCATCGGCAAGATCGTCCACCGGCAGCAGCCCGCGCTCCAGGCCGTCGAATACGTCGCCGTGCAGATGAAACCCGGCCTCAATCACCTCGAACTCGTGCAGAGCGATCTCTTCGGCAACGTCCGCGGCCGCTCGCTCATCGACGTCACCGCGCCCGACCGCATGGCCCGGCTCGACGTGACGTTCTCCACCCTCGAACCCGCCGCCGACGGACGCACGCCCGTCGAGGTGCGTGTCACCGCCGTCGACGCCGGCGGCATCCCGGTCACCGCCTCGCTCCCGCTCACGCTCGAAACCACGCTCGGCCGCTGGGAGGTGGAGGACGTCAACGCCCGCGAGCCCGGCACCCAGGTTTTCCTGAAAGACGGCGCCGCGACGTACCGGCTCATCCCGCCCGTCGAGCCCGGCGAGGCACGCATCGTCGTCTCCAGCGGTGCGATGAAGGCCGAGCGCCGCCTCGCCTTCCTGCCCGAGCTTCGCCCGATGATCGCCGCGGGCATCATCGAGGGCCGTTTTGCGTTCAACAAGCTGAGTTCCTCGAACATCCTGCCGCTCGATCCCGGCGACGCCTTCGAATCCGAGCTGCGCGAGTCCGCCGGCATCGGCAGCGACGGCACCGCTTCGGGTCGCGCCGCGTTTTACCTCAAGGGCAAGATCAGCGGCCAGACGCTGCTCACCGTCGCGTACGATTCCGACAAGCGGAAGGACGACGTGCGCCTCTTCCGCGACATCGATCCCGACGCGTATTACCCCGTTTACGGCGACTCCTCGGTCAAGGGCTACGACGCGCAATCCACCGGAAAACTCTACGTGCGCATCGACCACAACCGCTCGTTCCTGCTTCTCGGCGATTTCAACACCCGCGCCGACAACGAGGTCCGCCAGCTCGGCGACTACAACCGCAGCTTCAACGGCGTGCGCGTGCAGCACGAGACGGCCCGCTTCAGGGGCGGCCTCTGGGCCAGCGACGACAGCACCGACCAGGTGATCCGCGAAATCCCCGCCAACGGCACCTCCGGTCCCTTCAACTTCTCCACCGGCGACGGCGTCCTCGGCAGCGAGACGGTCGAGATCCTCGTGCGCGACCGCAACCAGCGCTCCGTCATCCTCAGGACGACCACGCTGGCGCGCAACGCGGACTACGATTTCGAGCCCTTCTCCGGCCGCCTCCTCCTGCGCCGCCCCGTGGCGTCCGTCGACGAAAATTTCAACCCGCAGTCGATCCGCATCAGCTACGAGGTCGACACCGGCGGCCCGAAGTTCTGGGTCTACGGCGGCGATGCGCAGGTGAAGCTCCACGAACGTTTCGAGGTCGGGGCGTCCTTCGCCCGCGACGAAAACCCCGTCGATCCCTACGACCTGCAAAGCGCCAACGCCACCTTCCGCATCGCGTCCGGCACGTACCTCATGGTCGAGGGCGCGCGCAGCGATTCGCTTCTCGATCCGGCCGACGCCTCCCGCTCCGTCGGCTACGCCGGCCGCATCGACCTGCGTCACCGGTCCGCGAATACCGAGGCCCGCGTGTATTTCGGCAAGACGGAGGAATCCTTCAACAACCCGGCCTCCACGCTCAATGCCGGCCGCGTCGAGGGCTCCGCCAAGGTCACGCACCAGCTCGCGCCCCGCACCCAGCTCATCGGCGAAGGCATCTACACCGAAGACATCGCCGGCTCCGGCAACCTCAAGGGTGTGCGCGCCGACGTGGCCTACACGTTCGAAAACCAGGTGCGCGTCGCCGTCGGCGGGCGTTACAGCGAGGAGACGCAGACGCCGGCCAACCCCGGCGCCGACGCCGCCGACACGCCGCTCACGGTTCGCAGCGTGCGCGCCCGGGTGGATACGCCGGTGCCGCGCCTGCCGCAGGCCAACGTTTTTGCCGAGTACGAGCAGGACGTGGTCGAGAGCGAACAGCGCCTCGTCGCCGCCGGCGGCGCGTACCAGGTCAGCACGAAGACCCGCCTCTACGCGCGGCACGAATTCATCTCGTCGCTCGGCAGCGATTTCGAGCTCAACACCAGCCAGCAGAACAACCGCACGCTCGTCGGCCTCGAAACCGAGTACCTGCAGGATGCG harbors:
- a CDS encoding Mur ligase, coding for MKLYFMGICGTAMGNAALLARAVGHEVCGADTGVYPPMSTVLAAAGVTVHEGYDPERLARLAPDLVVIGNAMSRGNPEVEWLLDTRALPFTSLPALLHDTVLARRKSIVIAGTHGKTTTTSLAAFLLRENGRDPGFLIGGVPLDPPVGNHAGAPADPFVIEGDEYDSAFFDKRSKFIHYAPHIAVLNNLEFDHADIFRDLADVQRTFSHFTRIVPRNGWIVMNGDDENLRALGPLPWTRVVRVGAGEHNDVRILDFAETPAGASFRLSWRGRPWPAACENGAVDDVPPAIRWSLPGLYNARNAAMAATAAALALYPENPTTLRIAAPLARFRGVKRRQEILVATSALTVIEDFGHHPTALAETLRSFRNRFPDATLTAVFEPRSNTARTRALQDDFMRALALADEVYLGAVNRADKLKPEDRFDADAVIRHLAAEGVAATTAPTNAALLEKLAAATLPSPAGATATAAPMPGKPRVVVFFSNGSFDGIIAGYAAAATRK
- a CDS encoding histidine kinase, with the protein product MKLVIVEDQTMLRELLVMACIRAIPTADVSAAANATDGLALCRERQPAVVLLDVVLPDGDGLRLVPDVRAAVPHVRVITLSSHTDEYTLYRAQSAGVNGFVDKNGQTLDILQEAITAVMAGQTYACSVVKEVRARVRADPMAFSKVLSDREMELLGFFGRGWSNEEVAARAGLSPRTARNHRQNIMTKLGLGSTPQLIRYALEKGFTRVGE
- a CDS encoding histidine kinase encodes the protein MTSLLPERSALIIDDLKFNRTMLRSTLARLGYAVAEAASAPEAFACLDRQRFDVVFLDWELPDIKGDVVARHIRATCGDLPIVTITADTSDAMRARSAAAGSDGFLGKAFDLASVRAMLATLNTLRRRHSESSPPASPAPVAPPAGIRTVLATHASQFPGGLAEALRHCREQLDAEWSRLLSAIGDRQRDIAIRAAHNLGSLAGIVGATRVHDTAHACERVLRVEPDFGQPLTDALAALVTALHDVQTELEDNDDAGGRP